The Homo sapiens chromosome 5, GRCh38.p14 Primary Assembly genome includes a window with the following:
- the LHFPL2 gene encoding LHFPL tetraspan subfamily member 2 protein isoform X1 — MCHVIVTCRSMLWTLLSIVVAFAELIAFMSADWLIGKARSRGGVEPAGPGGGSPEPYHPTLGIYARCIRNPGVQHFQRDTLCGPYAESFGEIASGFWQATAIFLAVGIFILCMVALVSVFTMCVQSIMKKSIFNVCGLLQGIAGLFLILGLILYPAGWGCQKAIDYCGHYASAYKPGDCSLGWAFYTAIGGTVLTFICAVFSAQAEIATSSDKVQEEIEEGKNLICLL, encoded by the exons ATGTGTCATGTCATTGTCACCTGTCGCTCGATGCTCTGGACCTTGCTGAGTATTGTGGTGGCTTTTGCCGAGCTCATTGCCTTCATGAGTGCAGACTGGCTGATCGGGAAAGCGAGGAGCCGCGGCGGCGTGGAGCCGGCGGGCCCGGGCGGGGGCTCCCCGGAGCCCTACCACCCCACCCTGGGCATCTACGCCCGCTGCATCCGGAACCCAGGGGTGCAGCACTTCCAGCGGGACACGCTGTGCGGGCCCTACGCCGAGAGCTTCGGCGAGATCGCCAGCGGCTTCTGGCAGGCCACAGCTATTTTCCTGGCTGTGGGAATCTTTATTCTCTGCATGGTGGCCTTGGTGTCCGTCTTCACCATGTGTGTACAGAGCATCATGAAGAAAAGCATCTTCAATGTCTGTGGGCTGTTGCAAGGAATTGCAG GTCTATTCCTTATCCTCGGTTTGATACTCTACCCTGCTGGCTGGGGTTGCCAGAAGGCCATAGACTACTGTGGACATTATGCATCTGCCTACAAACCTGGAGACTGCTCCTTGGGCTGGGCCTTTTATACCGCCATTGGGGGCACAGTCCTCACTTTCATCTGTGCTGTCTTCTCTGCACAAGCAGAAATTGCAACCTCTAGTGACAAAGtacaggaagaaattgaagaggggAAAAATCTGATCTGCCTCCTTTAG
- the LHFPL2 gene encoding LHFPL tetraspan subfamily member 2 protein isoform X2, protein MCHVIVTCRSMLWTLLSIVVAFAELIAFMSADWLIGKARSRGGVEPAGPGGGSPEPYHPTLGIYARCIRNPGVQHFQRDTLCGPYAESFGEIASGFWQATAIFLAVGIFILCMVALVSVFTMCVQSIMKKSIFNVCGLLQGIAGSHHSDL, encoded by the exons ATGTGTCATGTCATTGTCACCTGTCGCTCGATGCTCTGGACCTTGCTGAGTATTGTGGTGGCTTTTGCCGAGCTCATTGCCTTCATGAGTGCAGACTGGCTGATCGGGAAAGCGAGGAGCCGCGGCGGCGTGGAGCCGGCGGGCCCGGGCGGGGGCTCCCCGGAGCCCTACCACCCCACCCTGGGCATCTACGCCCGCTGCATCCGGAACCCAGGGGTGCAGCACTTCCAGCGGGACACGCTGTGCGGGCCCTACGCCGAGAGCTTCGGCGAGATCGCCAGCGGCTTCTGGCAGGCCACAGCTATTTTCCTGGCTGTGGGAATCTTTATTCTCTGCATGGTGGCCTTGGTGTCCGTCTTCACCATGTGTGTACAGAGCATCATGAAGAAAAGCATCTTCAATGTCTGTGGGCTGTTGCAAGGAATTGCAG gttcccaccATTCAGATCTATAG